In Procambarus clarkii isolate CNS0578487 chromosome 50, FALCON_Pclarkii_2.0, whole genome shotgun sequence, one genomic interval encodes:
- the LOC138349706 gene encoding proteasomal ubiquitin receptor ADRM1-like, translating into MVHCELVFTIMCWKEPPKTDKDDEQSRKVNELLNNPPAPGSQRPSGSTANPALGSEITNLRDSDIQNLFGNISQQQLMQILGSGMSSLATLLGPGRCGSGGGRSGSGSSSSTSATTAASTTPAATTTPTPAPTPAQDSARGGSNSRESNSTTPGSGSVVPIQLSDLQNILSGISVPADVSGSPRVAVDLSSAMTAEALQPILTNEDFVNQLRPYLPATSDELPPTEQLRGTVTSPQFQQVQYACLGLICRSHPIFKEFDHSFFPSFGQLHCEIDVLPFGMMDN; encoded by the exons ATGGTGCATTGTGAATTGGTGTTTACAATAATGTGCTGGAAG gaGCCGCCCAAGACGGACAAGGATGATGAGCAGTCTCGCAAAGTGAATGAACTACTCAATAATCCACCAGCTCCAGGGTCACAGCGCCCATCTGGTTCaactgcaaatcctgctctgggaTCGGAAATTACCAATTTAAGGGATTCTGATATCCAGAATCTGTTTGGGAATATTTCGCAACAACAGCTGATGCAGATCTTGGGAAGTGGAATGTCCAGTTTGGCAACACTGCTTGGTCCAGG taggtgtggcagtggtgggggtcGAAGCGGTAGTGGAAGTAGCAGCTCGACTTCTGCCACAACAGCAGCTTCCACCACTCCAGCTGCTACCACCACCCCGACACCTGCACCTACCCCTGCTCAAG ATTCTGCTAGAGGTGGGAGCAATAGCCGGGAAAGTAATAGTACCACTCCTGGCAGTGGCAGTGTTGTGCCGATTCAGTTGTCAGATTTACAGAATATCCTTTCTGGGATCTCTGTTCCAGCGGATGTGTCAGGTTCAcccagggttgcag TGGATCTGAGTTCGGCCATGACTGCAGAAGCTCTTCAGCCGATCTTGACCAATGAAGATTTTGTGAATCAACTTCGTCCTTATCTTCCTGCAACGTCTGATGAGTTACCTCCTACTGAACAACTCCGAGGAACAGTCACTTCTCCACAGTTCCAGCAGGTACAATACGCTTGTCTGGGTTTAATATGTA GGAGTCATCCAATTTTTAAAGAGTTTGATCATTCATTTTTCCcaagttttgggcaacttcactgTGAAATTGATGTGCTACCATTTGGTATGATGGACAACTAG